The Ictidomys tridecemlineatus isolate mIctTri1 chromosome 6, mIctTri1.hap1, whole genome shotgun sequence genome includes a region encoding these proteins:
- the Etfbkmt gene encoding electron transfer flavoprotein beta subunit lysine methyltransferase: MAWSLGWKVPRNHWGLLLKTIRGSGFLLLPWGYCPWRRTGSFLDHGMKAFLEENTEITSSGSLTPEIQLRLLTPRCKFWWERADLWPHSDPYWAIYWPGGQALSRYLLDNPDVVRGKSVLDIGSGCGATAIAAKKSGASRILANDIDPIAGLAITLNCELNQLDPIPILTKNILNLEQDKWELVVLGDMFYDEDLADSLHQWLKNCFWTYGTRVLIGDPGRPQFSGHSIQHQLHKVVEYSLPEATRKENNGLTTSTVWDFRP, translated from the exons ATGGCTTGGAGCCTAGGTTGGAAAGTTCCCAGGAACCATTGGGGTCTCCTTCTGAAGACTATAAGAGGCAGTGGTTTTCTCCTGTTACCCTGGGGTTACTGTCCCTGGAGAAGAACAGGAAGCTTTTTGGACCATGGAATGAAAGCTTTCCTGGAGGAGAACACTGAAATCACCAGCAGTGGCAGTCTCACCCCTGAAATCCAGTTGCGGCTTTTGACCCCTAGATGCAAGTTCTGGTGGGAAAGAGCTGACCTGTGGCCCCACAGTGATCCTTACTGGGCAATCTACTGGCCAGGAGGCCAAGCCTTGTCTAG GTATCTTTTGGATAATCCTGATGTTGTCAGAGGAAAATCTGTATTAGATATTGGAAGTGGATGTGGAGCTACAGCTATTGCTGCTAAGAAGAGTGGAGCATCTAGGATCTTGGCCAATGACATAGACCCAA TTGCAGGACTGGCTATTACACTAAATTGTGAATTGAACCAACTGGATCCTATTCCCATTTTAAccaaaaacattttgaatttgGAACAAGATAAGTGGGAACTTGTTGTACTTGGAGATATGTTTTATGATGAAGATCTTGCAGACAGTCTTCATCAGTGGTTGAAGAACTGCTTTTGGACCTATGGAACTCGAGTACTGATTGGTGACCCTGGGCGGCCCCAGTTCAGTGGACACAGCATTCAGCATCAGTTGCACAAAGTAGTAGAATATTCACTTCCAGAGGCTACCAGGAAGGAAAACAATGGATTAACAACAAGCACAGTGTGGGATTTTCGGCCTTGA